From Candidatus Hoaglandella endobia, a single genomic window includes:
- the rpoH gene encoding RNA polymerase sigma factor RpoH produces the protein MVKDMQVLAYVPQGSLEAYMRVANAYPMLTAEEEWALAELLHYQGDLEAAKQLILSHLRFVIHITRNYSGYGLPQADLIQEGNIGLMKAVRRFNPEVGVRLVSFAVHWIKAEIHEYVLRNWRIVKVATTKAQRKLFFNLRRTKQRLGWFNQDEVEMVAKELGVTSKDVREMESRMAAQDMTFDPAPEEDVREGQFIAPMLYLQDKASDFANVIEENNWDDHAADKLSAALKELDERSQDIIRARWLVEDDKSTLQELADRYGVSAERIRQLEKNAMRKIRLTIEDA, from the coding sequence ATGGTCAAAGATATGCAAGTGTTAGCTTATGTACCCCAAGGTAGTTTGGAAGCCTATATGAGGGTCGCCAATGCCTATCCGATGCTTACTGCTGAGGAAGAGTGGGCACTAGCTGAACTGCTGCATTATCAGGGCGATTTGGAAGCGGCCAAGCAGCTGATTCTGTCTCATCTACGTTTTGTAATTCATATTACGCGTAACTATTCTGGTTACGGCCTACCCCAGGCTGACCTGATTCAGGAAGGCAATATTGGTTTAATGAAAGCTGTACGACGTTTTAATCCTGAAGTTGGTGTACGTCTAGTATCATTTGCCGTTCATTGGATAAAAGCGGAAATACATGAATATGTGCTACGTAACTGGCGTATTGTTAAGGTAGCGACGACCAAGGCACAGCGCAAATTATTTTTCAACTTGCGTAGAACCAAGCAGCGTCTCGGTTGGTTTAATCAAGATGAGGTAGAAATGGTCGCCAAAGAACTAGGCGTAACCAGCAAAGATGTCCGCGAAATGGAGTCCCGTATGGCAGCACAGGATATGACTTTCGATCCCGCACCAGAAGAGGATGTTCGCGAAGGGCAGTTTATAGCGCCGATGCTTTATCTTCAGGATAAAGCATCTGATTTCGCCAATGTTATTGAAGAGAATAACTGGGACGATCACGCTGCCGATAAGTTAAGTGCAGCCCTAAAAGAGCTGGATGAGCGCAGTCAGGATATTATCCGTGCACGCTGGCTGGTTGAAGACGACAAGAGTACTTTGCAGGAGCTGGCTGATCGCTACGGTGTTTCCGCAGAGCGGATACGCCAGTTAGAAAAAAACGCTATGAGAAAAATACGTTTAACAATAGAAGACGCTTGA
- the ftsY gene encoding signal recognition particle-docking protein FtsY, which produces MAKKKKLGFFSRFGFSYSNDSISQIEATLSDQPSSINVAMKNSVDIATAKSTAVPRTRTPDKNLRAEIAPVDFVRKHDDVQYISKKNVYIPELKASLQDYTVFSNQSLAAEKTLTAYETLAAVGNLDSTNSRALDTELPEIRSGFFTRLKNSLMKTRQNLGSGFIKLFSSKKIDNDLFEALEEQLLVADVDVNTTRKIINSLIEYANHRHIKDTEVLYSKLREEMAAILTTVERPLVITGKLPFIILMVGVNGVGKTTTIGKLAHQYQSEGKSLMLAAGDTFRAAAIEQLQVWGERNNIPVIAQHTGADAASVIFDAIQAAKAHGIDILIADTAGRLQNKTPLMEELKKIVRVIKKQDVNASYEIMLIIDACTGQNSVIQTNLFHNAVGLTGIALTKLDGTAKGGVIFSIAERFNIPIRYIGVGEGIDDLQPFKAHDFIEALFAREN; this is translated from the coding sequence ATGGCAAAAAAGAAAAAGCTAGGTTTCTTTTCTAGGTTTGGTTTTAGCTATAGCAATGATAGCATAAGCCAGATAGAAGCCACTTTAAGTGATCAACCATCATCTATTAACGTGGCGATGAAGAACTCTGTAGATATTGCCACAGCTAAATCAACTGCTGTTCCTAGGACTAGAACGCCGGATAAAAACCTTCGGGCGGAAATTGCTCCGGTTGATTTTGTGCGTAAGCATGATGATGTGCAGTACATCTCCAAAAAAAATGTTTACATTCCAGAATTAAAAGCTTCGTTGCAGGATTATACTGTCTTTAGTAATCAAAGTTTAGCAGCTGAAAAGACGCTCACTGCATACGAAACTTTAGCCGCAGTAGGTAACTTAGATTCCACTAATAGTCGAGCTTTAGATACTGAGCTGCCAGAAATACGCTCCGGTTTTTTTACCAGGTTAAAAAACAGTTTGATGAAAACTAGGCAGAATCTGGGATCTGGATTTATCAAATTGTTCAGCAGTAAAAAAATCGATAATGATCTTTTTGAAGCATTAGAAGAACAATTACTCGTTGCTGATGTGGACGTCAATACTACGCGAAAAATTATTAATAGCTTGATAGAGTATGCCAATCATCGTCATATAAAGGATACCGAAGTACTCTACAGTAAATTACGCGAAGAAATGGCGGCTATCCTTACGACGGTTGAAAGGCCGCTAGTCATTACAGGAAAATTGCCGTTTATCATATTGATGGTCGGTGTTAATGGTGTAGGGAAAACTACTACCATCGGCAAGTTAGCACATCAATATCAATCAGAAGGAAAAAGTCTAATGTTGGCGGCAGGAGATACCTTTCGGGCGGCTGCAATAGAACAATTGCAAGTGTGGGGAGAAAGAAACAATATACCGGTGATTGCACAACATACTGGCGCCGATGCTGCTTCGGTTATCTTCGATGCCATTCAGGCCGCTAAAGCGCACGGAATTGATATACTAATAGCTGATACAGCCGGACGACTGCAAAATAAAACACCTTTAATGGAAGAATTAAAGAAAATAGTCCGGGTAATAAAAAAACAGGACGTCAATGCCTCTTATGAGATCATGCTGATTATTGACGCTTGCACTGGGCAAAATTCCGTGATCCAGACCAATTTATTCCATAACGCAGTAGGTTTGACGGGCATTGCATTGACCAAATTGGATGGTACCGCCAAAGGCGGAGTTATTTTTTCTATTGCTGAACGTTTCAACATTCCGATTCGCTATATCGGTGTTGGAGAAGGTATAGATGATTTGCAGCCCTTTAAAGCTCACGATTTTATTGAAGCACTTTTTGCTCGAGAGAATTAA
- the rsmD gene encoding 16S rRNA (guanine(966)-N(2))-methyltransferase: MNKNFLFRPAGQIRIIGGRWRGRKLPLPYSQDLRPTTNRVRETLFNWLAPVIHGKHCLDCFAGSGALGLEAISRAAASVILLEQDLTVSAQLAKNLKLLQAYQAQLITANSLRWLEQPSTAFDVVFIDPPFRQGMIERTVALLEKHRHLANEAWIYIEQAIDSAETIVPANWQLYKKKVAGQVAYRLYIRQNIL, encoded by the coding sequence ATGAATAAAAATTTTTTGTTTAGACCTGCTGGTCAAATCCGCATTATTGGCGGCCGTTGGCGCGGTAGAAAACTACCGCTGCCGTACAGCCAGGATCTAAGACCAACCACTAACCGGGTGCGCGAAACGCTGTTTAATTGGCTGGCACCGGTAATTCATGGGAAACACTGTCTTGATTGTTTTGCCGGCAGCGGTGCGTTAGGATTGGAAGCGATCTCACGCGCCGCTGCCAGCGTAATTTTGCTGGAACAAGATTTAACAGTAAGTGCACAGCTCGCAAAAAATTTGAAATTGCTGCAGGCATATCAGGCCCAATTAATTACTGCTAATAGTCTACGGTGGCTAGAACAACCGAGCACAGCGTTTGATGTAGTATTTATCGATCCACCCTTTCGTCAGGGAATGATTGAACGCACAGTAGCATTACTGGAAAAGCATCGACATCTAGCTAATGAAGCCTGGATTTATATTGAACAAGCAATCGATAGTGCCGAAACTATAGTGCCAGCTAACTGGCAATTATATAAGAAAAAAGTAGCCGGGCAAGTAGCTTACCGCCTGTATATCAGGCAGAATATACTATAA
- the tusA gene encoding sulfurtransferase TusA, which produces MSDIFTIADKILDVRGLQCPEPLMIVRKTIRDMNDGQKLVIITDDLATTRDIPSFCRYMEHALLAQSTEHFPYLYLLRKGLIIN; this is translated from the coding sequence ATGTCTGATATATTTACTATTGCTGATAAAATATTAGACGTACGTGGTCTTCAATGCCCAGAACCATTGATGATCGTGCGTAAAACCATTCGTGACATGAATGATGGGCAGAAACTAGTGATTATCACCGATGATCTAGCCACTACTCGCGATATTCCCAGTTTTTGCCGATATATGGAGCATGCCCTATTAGCGCAGTCTACTGAACATTTTCCTTATCTTTATTTACTACGTAAGGGTCTTATAATAAATTAA
- the lptG gene encoding LPS export ABC transporter permease LptG, whose translation MFGVLDRYLGKIIFNAIMITVCFLVSLSGMIKFVEQLRKVGQGEYSTLGAGIFTLCSLPKDIELLLPMAALLGALWGLGKLTTTSELVVMQASCFTRAQIASSVMKTAIPLVLLTMAISEWLAPLGEKMAYNYRNKMIYGGSILSRQNMLWFKDNNDYIFIEQIVGSHKLVGINIYHFDKAERLLSLRYAATATYSNGRWKLSQVEESYLTNDKQITGRQTFSEEWDTNLTPDKLSIVALEPSSLSISGLYNYVNYLKQNKQESKRYQLNMWSKIFLPLSISVMMLMALAFIFGPLHSRSMGMIVVIGISFGFLFYVLNQIFGLLILVYNIQPFFGALLPSLAFMIISIILLNYR comes from the coding sequence ATGTTTGGTGTTTTAGATCGCTATCTTGGTAAGATTATTTTTAATGCCATTATGATAACCGTATGTTTTCTAGTATCGCTATCTGGAATGATAAAATTCGTAGAACAGCTGCGTAAAGTAGGTCAGGGAGAATATTCAACATTAGGAGCTGGTATATTTACTCTATGTAGTCTACCAAAAGATATCGAGCTATTATTACCTATGGCAGCTCTGTTAGGCGCGCTGTGGGGGCTGGGGAAGCTTACTACTACTAGCGAATTAGTAGTTATGCAGGCGTCATGTTTTACCCGTGCGCAGATTGCCAGCTCAGTGATGAAAACTGCTATTCCACTGGTGCTGTTAACAATGGCTATCAGCGAATGGTTAGCTCCTTTAGGGGAGAAAATGGCATATAATTACCGCAATAAAATGATTTACGGTGGCTCGATACTTTCCAGGCAAAATATGTTATGGTTTAAGGATAATAACGATTATATTTTTATAGAACAAATAGTTGGTAGCCATAAACTAGTTGGTATCAATATTTATCATTTTGACAAAGCGGAACGTCTGCTATCACTACGCTACGCTGCGACAGCTACCTACTCCAATGGTAGGTGGAAGTTGTCGCAGGTGGAAGAATCCTATTTGACCAACGACAAGCAGATAACAGGTCGGCAGACTTTTAGTGAAGAATGGGATACTAACCTTACACCGGATAAACTAAGTATAGTGGCGCTAGAACCAAGTTCACTATCTATTTCTGGTCTATATAATTACGTCAATTATCTGAAACAAAATAAACAGGAATCTAAGCGTTATCAGCTGAATATGTGGAGTAAAATATTCTTGCCGTTATCAATTTCGGTGATGATGCTAATGGCGTTAGCTTTTATCTTCGGGCCGCTACATAGTAGATCTATGGGGATGATTGTCGTCATAGGCATCAGCTTTGGTTTCTTATTTTACGTGCTTAATCAAATTTTCGGATTATTAATTTTAGTTTATAATATACAGCCATTTTTTGGTGCATTACTTCCCAGTTTAGCGTTTATGATAATTAGTATTATATTATTAAATTATAGATAA
- the lptF gene encoding LPS export ABC transporter permease LptF: protein MIITKYLVWEIFKNQLAILFVLFLIFFCQKLVRILGASVDGDIPINLMVSLLWLGMPEMAQLILPLSLFMGLLMTLSRMYTENEITVMYACGLGKNVLIRATLILSIITALLAAVNVIWISPWSSRHQNQVISEAHANPNIAVLIERQFKPLENGNLVLFIGKIKEKIFEHVFLAQLNHSGKMRPSVVMADRGHIIHRPDGSQLIILDKGTRYEGTALLRDFRITHFNQYKTIIGHRTVTADRIKAEQMNMHQLWQSSDTEARAELHWRITLVISVLIMAMISFPLSSVNPRKRRVLNMLPAMMLYLIFFLLQTSMHSNGARGKHDPMLWIWLTNTVYLVLALVINLWDSLPARRLRRRLWYVKGTV, encoded by the coding sequence GTGATAATCACTAAATATTTGGTGTGGGAAATATTTAAGAATCAGCTTGCTATTTTATTCGTCCTGTTTTTAATTTTTTTTTGTCAAAAGCTCGTGCGGATTTTAGGCGCTTCTGTAGATGGAGATATCCCCATCAATCTGATGGTATCTTTACTCTGGCTGGGTATGCCTGAAATGGCGCAATTGATCCTACCTCTTAGTTTGTTTATGGGATTGTTGATGACCTTGAGCCGTATGTACACAGAAAACGAAATAACGGTTATGTATGCCTGCGGCCTAGGTAAAAACGTTCTAATTCGTGCAACGTTGATACTCAGTATCATCACTGCCCTATTGGCAGCAGTGAATGTTATTTGGATTTCGCCCTGGTCATCGCGGCATCAAAACCAGGTAATATCCGAAGCTCATGCCAATCCTAACATAGCGGTGCTGATAGAGAGGCAATTTAAACCGTTAGAAAACGGTAATTTGGTACTATTTATCGGTAAGATTAAGGAAAAAATATTTGAGCATGTATTTCTAGCGCAGCTCAACCATAGCGGTAAGATGCGGCCATCTGTGGTTATGGCAGATCGTGGCCATATAATTCATCGACCTGACGGTTCGCAGTTAATTATTTTAGATAAAGGAACCCGCTATGAGGGTACTGCGTTACTGCGCGATTTCCGTATTACCCATTTTAACCAATATAAAACAATTATTGGACATCGTACCGTAACAGCAGACCGCATCAAAGCGGAACAGATGAATATGCATCAACTCTGGCAATCGTCTGATACGGAAGCGCGCGCTGAACTTCATTGGCGCATTACGCTTGTAATATCTGTACTAATTATGGCGATGATAAGCTTTCCGCTTTCTTCAGTGAATCCCCGTAAAAGACGGGTTTTGAACATGTTGCCTGCCATGATGCTGTATTTGATTTTTTTCTTGTTACAAACTTCGATGCACTCTAATGGTGCAAGAGGCAAACACGATCCGATGCTCTGGATATGGTTAACTAATACGGTGTATCTAGTACTGGCACTAGTTATAAATTTATGGGATAGCCTCCCGGCACGCAGGCTGCGCAGGAGGTTATGGTATGTGAAAGGAACAGTTTGA
- the pepA gene encoding leucyl aminopeptidase produces MEFSIKCGSLEKQCSDCIVVGVFELRRLSSAAEQLDEISKGYISALLRRGELEGQVGQTLLLYNVPNVLSERILLIGCGKEQELDERQYKKIINKMITKIKNIGSLEVVCFLTKLNVNGRNTYWKVRYAVETAQDSLYTFNQLKSQTIEPHRTLCKMVFNVMTQSELTNGEYAIKHGLAITAGIKSSKDLGNMPPNICNSTYLALQARQLADNYKKHNTKTCIIGEQQMKELGMNAYLAVGKGSDNESLMSVIEYKGSNDANDRPIVLIGKGMTFDTGGISIKPAESLEEMKYDMCGAATVYGVLHMAMELNLPLNIIGVLAGCENMVDGRAFRPGDVLTTLSGQTVEVLNTDAEGRLVLCDALTYVERFNPEVVIDIATLTYACVIALGHHITGIMSNHNPLAHELISAAEQASDLAWRLPLLDEFQEQLESNCADMANIGGKSGGAITAGCFLSRFTRRYNWAHLDIAGTAWRSGKSKGATGRPVAMLSQFLLNRAGLNKNF; encoded by the coding sequence ATGGAGTTCAGCATAAAATGCGGTAGCCTAGAAAAACAATGTAGTGACTGTATTGTTGTTGGGGTATTTGAATTAAGGCGTTTGTCCTCAGCTGCCGAACAGCTAGATGAAATCAGTAAAGGCTATATTAGCGCGCTACTGCGTCGGGGAGAATTGGAGGGTCAAGTAGGGCAAACATTGCTGCTATACAATGTGCCCAATGTACTGTCTGAACGTATATTGCTTATTGGTTGCGGTAAAGAACAAGAACTAGATGAGCGCCAGTATAAAAAAATTATCAATAAAATGATAACTAAGATAAAAAATATTGGCTCCTTGGAAGTAGTCTGCTTTTTGACTAAGCTGAACGTCAATGGTCGTAATACATACTGGAAAGTGCGCTATGCGGTAGAAACGGCACAAGATTCGCTTTATACATTTAATCAGCTAAAAAGTCAGACAATAGAACCTCACCGTACGCTGTGTAAGATGGTATTCAATGTTATGACACAAAGCGAATTAACCAACGGTGAATACGCAATTAAGCACGGTTTAGCGATTACCGCTGGCATTAAGTCGTCCAAAGATTTAGGCAATATGCCCCCTAATATTTGTAACTCCACTTATTTAGCCTTGCAAGCGAGGCAGTTGGCAGATAACTACAAAAAACATAATACTAAGACCTGTATTATCGGCGAGCAACAAATGAAAGAACTGGGAATGAACGCCTACTTAGCGGTCGGAAAAGGCTCTGATAACGAATCTTTAATGTCGGTAATTGAATATAAGGGCAGTAATGACGCTAACGATCGACCCATCGTGCTGATAGGTAAAGGGATGACCTTCGATACTGGCGGTATCTCTATTAAACCTGCTGAAAGCCTGGAAGAAATGAAATACGACATGTGCGGCGCCGCAACAGTGTACGGAGTACTGCATATGGCGATGGAGCTTAATCTGCCGCTAAATATCATTGGGGTGCTGGCAGGCTGTGAAAATATGGTGGACGGCCGTGCATTTCGGCCTGGAGATGTGCTAACCACATTATCGGGCCAAACGGTGGAAGTGCTGAATACTGACGCCGAAGGCCGACTGGTGCTGTGCGATGCACTGACATATGTAGAACGTTTTAATCCGGAAGTAGTTATCGATATCGCCACACTGACCTATGCCTGCGTTATTGCACTGGGGCATCATATAACCGGCATAATGTCTAATCATAATCCACTGGCCCATGAACTCATTAGTGCGGCAGAGCAAGCAAGTGATCTCGCCTGGCGGTTACCGTTATTGGATGAATTTCAAGAACAGTTGGAGTCAAATTGTGCCGATATGGCAAATATCGGCGGTAAGTCTGGGGGTGCCATTACCGCCGGTTGCTTCTTGTCGCGTTTTACGCGCCGATATAATTGGGCACACCTGGACATTGCAGGTACAGCTTGGCGTTCAGGCAAATCGAAGGGTGCTACGGGCCGTCCAGTAGCGATGCTGTCGCAATTCCTGCTTAACCGTGCCGGACTGAACAAAAATTTCTAA
- a CDS encoding DNA polymerase III subunit chi, which translates to MKNATFYLLNNNHKFSDGLTVVEQLACYLATQKWRAGKRVLIACEDNIQALKLDDALWSFDSEAFVPHNLAGEGPRDGAPVEICWSQRHGNTPRDLLISLLPDCADFASTYYEVIDFVPDEDALKKLARNRYKAYRSVGFLITTATPPTQ; encoded by the coding sequence ATGAAAAACGCGACTTTCTATTTGCTCAACAATAACCATAAATTCAGCGATGGTCTGACCGTCGTGGAGCAGCTTGCCTGCTATTTAGCAACTCAAAAATGGCGCGCAGGGAAACGAGTACTCATCGCCTGTGAGGACAATATCCAGGCGCTCAAGCTAGATGACGCCTTGTGGTCATTCGATTCTGAGGCTTTCGTACCCCATAACCTAGCAGGTGAGGGCCCGCGAGATGGCGCGCCAGTTGAAATTTGCTGGTCTCAACGCCACGGCAATACGCCAAGAGATCTTTTGATTAGCCTACTGCCTGACTGTGCAGATTTTGCTTCTACTTACTATGAAGTGATAGACTTCGTTCCGGATGAAGATGCTTTAAAAAAGTTAGCGCGCAATCGTTATAAAGCTTATCGCAGTGTCGGCTTCTTGATTACGACGGCAACTCCGCCAACGCAGTGA
- a CDS encoding valine--tRNA ligase has protein sequence MKKTYNPKDIEQPLYEHWEQQGYFKPHGDPTRDKYCIIIPPPNVTGSLHMGHAFQQTIMDTLIRYQRMQGKNTLWQVGTDHAGIATQMVVERKIAAEEDKTRYDYGRNAFITKIWQWKVQSCGSITNQMRRLGDSVDWERERFTMDEGLSNAVKEAFVRLYQGGLIYRGKRLVNWDPKLRTAISDLEVENRELKGSIWYLRYPLADSVRTANGLNYLVVATTRPETMLGDTGVAVNPKDPRYSNLIGCFVILPLVGRRIPIIEDEHANMTKGTGCVKITPAHDFKDYDVGKRHALPMVNIFTVNGDIRQEAEVFDTNGNASAALSSEIPVAFRGLERFAARKAIVAAFESLGLLEDIKDHNLTVPYSDRGDVVIEPMLTNQWYVRATPLAKVAVEAVEQGEILFVPKQYEKMYFSWMHDIQDWCISRQLWWGHRIPAWYDAEGRFYVGRNEVEVRQQYQLADDVALQQDADVLDTWFSSGLWIFSTLGWPEDTKALRTFHPTNVVVSGFDIIFFWIARMIMLTMYFIKDDNGKPQVPFKTVYITGLVRDETGQKMSKSKGNVIDPLDMIDGISLADLLKKRTENMMQPQLYKKIIRLTEKQFSTGIKPYGTDALRFTLAALASTGRDINWDMKRLEGYRNFCNKLWNASRFVLMNTEGKDCGFQGGNKVLSLADRWITVEFNHTVKKFREALDNYRFDLAAGIIYEFIWNQFCDWYLEMTKLVMSCGSEAELRGTRHILVTVLEALLRLAHPIIPFITETIWQRVKILAGVKDKTIMLQTFPTYDAAMKDTGALTDLEWIKQAIVAVRNIRADIKITPSKPLEVLLRNPTPEVVRRVNENLSFMLTLARLESITLLPVDDKGPVSITKIIDGVELLIPMKDLIDKETELARLAKEVAFVDSEISRIACKLSNQEFIYRALETVVNKERKKLEYYHQAKAKLLEQQIAIYGL, from the coding sequence ATGAAAAAAACATACAATCCAAAAGATATCGAACAGCCTTTATACGAACATTGGGAACAGCAGGGCTATTTTAAGCCGCACGGTGATCCCACGCGGGATAAATACTGCATCATAATTCCGCCACCTAACGTCACTGGAAGCTTGCATATGGGTCATGCCTTCCAGCAGACTATTATGGATACCCTGATCCGTTATCAGCGGATGCAGGGAAAAAATACCCTGTGGCAAGTTGGTACTGATCATGCTGGCATCGCCACCCAGATGGTGGTTGAACGTAAAATTGCCGCTGAAGAAGACAAGACCCGATATGATTACGGCCGCAATGCTTTTATTACCAAAATTTGGCAATGGAAAGTGCAATCATGTGGTTCAATAACTAACCAGATGCGCCGTTTGGGCGACTCGGTAGATTGGGAACGTGAGCGATTCACAATGGATGAAGGGTTGTCTAATGCTGTGAAAGAAGCGTTCGTTCGCCTGTATCAGGGCGGCCTGATTTACCGTGGTAAACGTCTGGTGAATTGGGATCCTAAATTACGCACCGCTATTTCAGACCTTGAGGTTGAAAATCGCGAGTTAAAAGGGTCCATATGGTATTTGCGCTATCCGTTAGCAGATAGCGTGCGAACTGCTAATGGACTAAATTATCTGGTGGTTGCCACAACACGGCCGGAAACCATGCTAGGAGATACTGGCGTTGCGGTAAACCCTAAAGATCCTCGATATAGCAATTTAATAGGCTGTTTTGTCATTCTACCACTGGTAGGTCGCCGTATTCCTATTATAGAAGATGAACACGCCAATATGACAAAAGGGACCGGTTGTGTCAAAATTACACCGGCCCACGACTTTAAAGACTACGACGTAGGCAAACGCCACGCACTTCCGATGGTTAATATTTTTACAGTTAACGGTGACATCCGTCAGGAAGCAGAAGTGTTTGACACTAATGGCAATGCCAGCGCTGCGCTATCCAGCGAGATACCGGTAGCTTTCCGTGGTCTAGAACGTTTTGCTGCGCGAAAGGCAATTGTGGCTGCATTCGAAAGTCTCGGTCTACTAGAAGACATCAAAGACCATAATTTAACTGTGCCTTACAGCGATCGCGGCGATGTAGTTATTGAACCGATGCTGACTAATCAGTGGTACGTGCGTGCTACGCCACTAGCCAAGGTAGCGGTGGAAGCAGTGGAACAAGGTGAGATTCTGTTCGTGCCGAAACAGTACGAAAAAATGTATTTTAGCTGGATGCACGATATCCAGGACTGGTGTATTTCGCGGCAGCTATGGTGGGGGCATAGAATTCCAGCCTGGTACGATGCCGAGGGTCGGTTTTATGTAGGTCGTAACGAGGTGGAAGTACGTCAGCAGTATCAGTTAGCGGATGATGTCGCACTACAGCAAGATGCTGATGTGCTAGATACCTGGTTTTCTTCCGGCCTGTGGATCTTTTCCACCCTCGGCTGGCCTGAAGATACTAAAGCATTGCGCACATTTCACCCAACTAACGTGGTAGTGAGCGGCTTTGATATCATCTTCTTCTGGATAGCACGCATGATCATGTTAACCATGTATTTTATTAAAGATGATAACGGTAAGCCGCAGGTGCCGTTTAAGACAGTATATATAACTGGTTTGGTACGTGATGAAACAGGACAAAAAATGTCAAAGTCTAAAGGAAATGTTATAGATCCGCTAGACATGATAGACGGTATTTCGCTCGCCGATTTACTAAAAAAACGTACTGAAAATATGATGCAACCGCAGTTATATAAAAAGATTATTAGGCTTACTGAGAAACAGTTTTCTACCGGTATCAAACCTTACGGCACTGATGCCCTACGCTTTACTCTTGCTGCCCTAGCGTCTACTGGACGCGATATTAATTGGGATATGAAACGCCTAGAAGGATATCGAAATTTCTGTAACAAGCTTTGGAACGCTAGCCGATTTGTGTTGATGAATACCGAAGGTAAAGATTGCGGTTTCCAGGGTGGTAATAAAGTACTATCGCTTGCAGATCGCTGGATCACAGTGGAATTTAACCATACAGTCAAGAAGTTTCGCGAAGCGCTAGATAACTACCGATTCGATTTAGCGGCTGGAATTATCTATGAATTCATCTGGAATCAATTCTGCGATTGGTATTTGGAGATGACCAAGCTCGTAATGAGCTGCGGTAGCGAGGCCGAGCTACGCGGCACACGCCATATCCTGGTGACGGTGCTGGAAGCTTTACTGCGTTTGGCGCACCCCATCATTCCTTTTATTACGGAAACTATTTGGCAACGCGTTAAAATACTCGCTGGTGTGAAAGATAAGACAATTATGCTCCAAACGTTTCCGACCTACGATGCGGCGATGAAGGATACTGGTGCTCTCACTGATTTAGAATGGATCAAGCAAGCTATTGTCGCTGTGCGTAATATACGTGCAGACATAAAAATCACGCCAAGTAAGCCGCTTGAGGTATTACTACGCAATCCCACGCCGGAGGTAGTCCGCCGTGTAAATGAAAACCTTAGCTTTATGCTTACTCTAGCGCGGCTAGAAAGTATCACTCTACTACCAGTAGATGATAAAGGGCCGGTCTCCATCACTAAAATCATCGACGGCGTAGAGCTGTTGATCCCGATGAAAGATCTGATAGATAAAGAGACTGAGCTGGCACGTCTAGCGAAAGAGGTAGCGTTCGTCGACAGTGAAATCAGCCGCATCGCCTGTAAACTGAGCAACCAAGAATTCATCTACCGCGCACTGGAAACGGTAGTAAATAAAGAGCGTAAAAAGCTGGAGTACTATCATCAAGCTAAAGCAAAATTACTGGAACAGCAGATCGCTATCTACGGCTTGTAA